One stretch of Ipomoea triloba cultivar NCNSP0323 chromosome 8, ASM357664v1 DNA includes these proteins:
- the LOC116027407 gene encoding cyclin-dependent kinase F-4-like isoform X1 has protein sequence MDRYNIIKEVGNGTFGSVWRALNKQTGDVVAIKKMKKKYYSWEECVNLREVKSLRRMSHPNIVKLKEVIREHDVLFFVFEYMECNLYQLMKDRVKLFSEAEIKNWCFQVFQGLAHMHQRGYFHRDLKPENLLVSKDIIKIADFGLARQINSQPPYTGYVSTRWYRAPEVLLQSTTYGFAVDMWAMGAIMAELFTKHPLFPGLNEADEIYKICSVLGSPTMTEWSEGLQLANSIGYQFPQAVGLHLSVLIPSASENAINLITSLCSWDPCKRPTAVEVLQHPFFQSCIYVPPSLRSGVALSRTTQSVGRNNIGFISTRTTDASEQKGNRLSIGTISNPKSMSKTSSLKSHASLNAGIQRKSEINSQDAITNKPLKGSLKQQSKYQPPARNLPMPGPTVKPSQVSNAAKKFTNLNIGSGRPPVKQLSPQPPKAGGWHSQTRVPHGRSRAIPPGRASTRKVTG, from the exons ATGGACAG gtataatataatcaaggaagTTGGTAATGGTACATTTGGAAGTGTTTGGCGAGCATTAAATAAGCAAACTGGTGATGTG gttgcaataaaaaaaatgaagaagaaatattATTCATGGGAGGAGTGTGTAAACTTGAGAGAAGTCAAG TCATTGAGGAGAATGAGCCATCCAAATATTGTAAAGCTCAAGGAAGTAATTAGGGAACATGACGTCTTGttttttgtgtttgaatatATG GAGTGTAACCTGTACCAGCTTATGAAGGACAGAGTAAAGCTTTTCTCAGAAGCTGAAATTAAAAATTGGTGCTTCCAAGTATTTCAAGGTCTTGCACACATGCATCAACGGGGATATTTTCATCGTGACCTTAAGCCAG AGAACTTGTTGGTTTCAAAAGATATAATTAAAATTGCTGATTTTGGTCTTGCCCGTCAGATCAATTCTCAACCTCCATATACAGGATACGTCTCAACACGCTG GTATCGGGCTCCTGAAGTTCTTCTCCAGTCAACAACATATGGATTTGCTGTTG ATATGTGGGCAATGGGTGCAATTATGGCTGAATTGTTTACAAAGCATCCTCTATTTCCGGGTTTAAA TGAAGCAGATGAAATCTACAAAATATGCAGTGTATTAGGCTCACCAACAATGACAGAATGGTCTGAGGGACTTCAACTTGCCAATTCTATTGGCTACCAGTTTCCACAG GCTGTTGGTTTGCATCTTTCAGTGTTGATACCATCTGCTAGTGAGAACGCTATTAATCTTATTACA TCACTTTGCTCATGGGATCCCTGCAAGAGGCCAACTGCTGTGGAGGTCCTTCAGCATCCTTTCTTTCAG AGTTGCATCTATGTTCCACCATCTCTGCGGTCTGGTGTAGCCCTCTCAAGAACCACCCAATCTG TAGGGCGCAATAATATTGGGTTCATTTCAACTAGAACAACAGATGCATCGGAGCAaaagggcaataggttgtccaTTGGGACTATCTCCAATCCAAAGTCCATGAGTAAAACATCATCTCTCAAGTCACATGCATCCTTGAATGCGG GTATACAAAGAAAGTCGGAAATAAACTCTCAG GATGCAATAACCAATAAACCTCTTAAGGGTTCTCTGAAGCAGCAATCTAAATATCAACCACCCGCAAGGAATCTTCCCA TGCCAGGCCCCACGGTGAAGCCTAGTCAAGTCTCGAATGCAGCTAAGAAGTTCACAAACCTAAATATTGGCTCCGGTAGACCACCTGTAAAACAACTGTCGCCTCAGCCTCCGAAGGCCGGAGGGTGGCATTCGCAAACCAGGGTGCCCCATGGAAGATCTCGGGCCATTCCTCCAGGAAGGGCTTCGACAAGGAAAGTGACGGGCTGA
- the LOC116027408 gene encoding protein Brevis radix-like 1 isoform X1, which translates to MLTCITCKQKNDDDDGEEGPRGTPGTKDAVKSLTAQIKDIALKVSGSKSKSSTPTSSYRKGHRPYPDFDTISEDVPYTYQPGSSSSTPAWDFTNPAHHRTPRPQSRFVGGGDSVPQSGELVLEEDREPKEWTAQVEPGVQITFVSLPTGGNDLKRIRFSRDMFDKWQAQRWWGENYDRIMELYNVQRFNQQAFGTPSHSEAGRDSTYSRLSIRESPMIAPASRNYYKPSSSGYGGGGGPPMSSMEPSRMTTDSRDEPAVSVSNASEVDSEWIEEDEPGVYITIRQLADGTRELRRVRFSRERFGEVNAKTWWEQNRDRIQAQYL; encoded by the exons ATGTTGACGTGCATCACGTGTAAgcaaaagaatgatgacgatgACGGAGAGGAAGGCCCCCGTGGAACGCCCGGTACAAAGGACGCCGTCAAAAGCCTGACGGCACAG ATAAAGGATATTGCATTGAAGGTGTCTGGAAGTAAAAGCAAGTCAAGCACACCAACCAGCAGTTATAGGAAAGGGCATAGGCCATATCCTGATTTTGATACAATCTCCGAGGATGTTCCATACACATACCAGCCTGGGAGCTCGAGCTCTACACCGGCTTGGGATTTCACAAATCCTGCTCATCACCGGACTCCTCGACCCCAGTCGAGATTTGTTGGTGGTGGAGACTCCGTCCCCCAGTCTGGTGAATTGGTCCTGGAAGAAGACAGAGAGCCCAAGGAGTGGACAGCTCAGGTGGAGCCTGGAGTTCAGATCACTTTTGTGTCTCTCCCAACTGGCGGGAATGATCTTAAACGAATCCGTTTCAG CCGGGACATGTTTGACAAATGGCAAGCTCAGAGATGGTGGGGAGAAAACTATGACAGAATCATGGAGCTCTATAATGTTCAAAGATTCAATCAGCAAGCATTTGGCACTCCCTCGCACTCTGAGGCTGGG agagaTTCTACTTATTCCCGGCTGTCAATAAGGGAGAGCCCTATGATAGCTCCTGCATCAAGGAATTACTATAAACCTAGCTCAAGTGgttatggtggtggtggtggcccCCCAATGTCTTCTATGGAACCATCACGGATGACGACTGACTCTAGAGATGAGCCAGCAGTTTCAGTTAGCAATGCCAGTGAAGTGGATTCAGAATGGATAGAAGAAGATGAACCCGGGGTGTATATAACCATCAGACAACTAGCTGATGGCACCAGAGAGCTGCGCCGTGTCAGATTCAG TCGAGAAAGATTTGGGGAGGTAAATGCGAAGACCTGGTGGGAACAGAACAGGGACAGGATACAAGCTCAATACCTTTGA
- the LOC116026616 gene encoding mechanosensitive ion channel protein 10-like, with amino-acid sequence MDGGDGNPADHVVLFMAAEQSYANHSSESQQNHRTETPINPSQPPPRLQKLHRLNFSKPKTRLADFSHYPPTQKPPFDDGDGDGDYSERFNPTQNDTDSDEYEEEPVSGEFGDRMLFKKKRKIPWRAVVEWGLFLIIMTCLISSLTISSLKHSFRLGLELWKWCLLVLVIFSGRLVSGWVVRFMVFLIERNFMLREKVMYFVYGLRKSFQNCVWLGLVLLAWTFMFNWQVHKENKMVKKVFQALVAVLVGATVWLIKIVLVKVLASSFHVTTYFDRMKESVFHHYVLETLSGPPMDTVAYEKVHGLQHLRNMAQTKSMPAKLGESSPLSGSGRVHSRRIDMEKLKKLTMESNKSAWSVKRLANYVRSFGLSTLISRKVDEFGEYEITSEWEARMCAKRIFKNVAKPGAKYIEEEDLMRFLKKVEIHTIFSLFEGALETGWITKSAFRNWVVRAYYERKFLAHSLNDTKTAVQQLHKLASAVVCVIIIVISVLIMGLASTKVIAFIITQLLLLGFTFQNMCKTVFESIVFVFVMHPFDIGDRCVIDGVQMIVEEMNILTTVFLRYDNEKIYYPNAVLITKPISNFYRSPEMSDTINFDIDINTPMETIIALKKAIQTYIESKPKYWNPKHSVVVKGLDNVSVLKMFLSVQHTINHQNYGDRNNRITELVLELKRIFESLSIKYSLLPQEVHLTQFNTPNFTMPIPHR; translated from the exons ATGGACGGCGGCGATGGAAACCCAGCAGATCATGTGGTTCTGTTCATGGCGGCAGAACAAAGCTACGCAAACCATTCCTCAGAATCCCAGCAAAACCACAGAACAGAAACTCCCATTAATCCTTCACAACCCCCTCCAAGATTGCAGAAGCTTCACCGCCTAAACTTCTCCAAGCCCAAAACCCGCCTCGCCGATTTCAGCCACTACCCACCCACCCAAAAACCGCCGTTTGACGACGGAGACGGCGACGGAGACTACTCCGAGCGTTTCAACCCGACCCAAAACGACACCGACAGCGACGAGTACGAGGAAGAACCAGTGAGCGGAGAATTCGGAGACCGAATGTTGttcaagaaaaagagaaagatCCCGTGGAGAGCCGTGGTGGAATGGGGGCTGTTCTTAATCATAATGACCTGTCTAATCTCCTCCCTCACAATCTCCTCTCTCAAACACAGCTTCAGGCTGGGCTTAGAGCTCTGGAAATGGTGCCTTCTCGTTCTCGTTATCTTCAGCGGCCGTTTGGTCTCGGGGTGGGTGGTGCGGTTCATGGTGTTCTTAATCGAGAGGAACTTTATGCTGCGCGAGAAAGTGATGTATTTTGTGTATGGGTTAAGGAAGAGTTTCCAGAATTGCGTGTGGCTAGGCTTGGTTCTTCTTGCGTGGACTTTCATGTTTAATTGGCAAGTGCACAAGGAGAATAAGATGGTGAAGAAAGTTTTTCAGGCTTTGGTGGCGGTCCTTGTTGGAGCCACGGTTTGGTTGATCAAGATTGTGCTGGTGAAAGTGCTGGCCTCTTCGTTTCATGTTACCACTTACTTTGATCGCATGAAGGAGAGTGTTTTTCACCACTACGTCCTCGAGACACTCTCCGGCCCGCCCATGGACACCGTTGCATATGAGAAG GTCCACGGCCTGCAACATCTCCGTAACATGGCGCAAACGAAGTCGATGCCGGCGAAGCTGGGGGAATCGAGTCCGTTATCAGGGTCGGGAAGGGTGCATTCTCGGAGGATCGACATGGAAAAGCTGAAGAAGCTAACGATGGAGAGCAATAAATCGGCGTGGAGCGTGAAGAGGCTGGCGAATTATGTGAGGTCTTTTGGGCTGTCAACTTTGATCTCTAGAAAGGTTGATGAGTTTGGTGAGTACGAGATTACTAGCGAATGGGAAGCCAGAATGTGTGCCAAAAGGATCTTCAAGAATGTTGCCAAACCGGGTGCCAA GTACATTGAAGAGGAAGATCTTATGAGATTCTTGAAGAAAGTAGAGATTCATACCATATTCTCACTCTTTGAAGGAGCCCTCGAGACGGGGTGGATAACAAAGTCCGCCTTTAGAAATTGGGTG GTTAGAGCATACTATGAGCGGAAATTCCTTGCACATTCCTTAAACGACACAAAAACAGCAGTCCAACAGCTACACAAGCTGGCAAGTGCAGTTGTATGTGTGATTATAATTGTGATTTCTGTCTTAATCATGGGATTAGCATCCACAAAGGTTATCGCCTTCATCATCACCCAACTTCTTCTCCTGGGATTCACATTCCAAAACATGTGTAAAACCGTCTTCGAATCCATCGTCTTCGTCTTCGTCATGCACCCTTTCGACATCGGCGACCGTTGTGTCATCGACGGCGTCCAG ATGATTGTTGAGGAGATGAATATACTGACGACGGTGTTTCTTCGTTATGACAATGAGAAAATCTATTACCCTAACGCGgttttgatcacgaagcccatCAGCAACTTCTACAGAAGCCCTGAGATGAGTGATACCATCAATTTCGACATTGACATCAACACTCCTATGGAGACAATAATCGCACTTAAGAAGGCCATACAAAC gTACATTGAGAGCAAGCCAAAGTACTGGAACCCAAAGCACTCAGTGGTGGTGAAGGGACTGGATAATGTGAGTGTGTTGAAAATGTTTCTAAGTGTTCAACACACAATCAACCATCAGAACTATGGGGATAGGAACAATCGCATAACCGAGCTGGTTCTTGAGCTGAAGAGGATCTTTGAGAGCCTTAGCATCAAGTATAGTCTCCTGCCTCAAGAGGTCCATCTTACCCAATTCAACACCCCCAATTTCACCATGCCAATCCCCCATCGTTAG
- the LOC116027631 gene encoding protein PAM68, chloroplastic, with product MLKPTRGGTNPMEACSIPRTSPLPALISSIPTKHFLPFPLPKSKPKPHQSSTSLSHFTLSATPRGFGYGTSQKKPKRSKKKLRKGFEDDDDEEDNEEEVEDEDQGVIPEIVTNRMMSRMGFSVGIPLFIGLLFFPFFYYLKVGLKIDVPYWIPFIVSFIFFGTALLGVSYGIVSSSWDPMREGSLLGWNEAQKNWPVFWQSIWGGSKKN from the coding sequence ATGCTTAAACCAACTAGGGGAGGAACAAACCCAATGGAAGCTTGTTCAATTCCTAGAACCTCACCACTCCCGGCCCTAATTTCATCAATCCCAACCAAACATTTCCTTCCATTTCCACTCCCAAAATCAAAGCCAAAACCACACCAATCTTCAACTTCCTTATCCCACTTCACCCTTTCAGCAACCCCAAGAGGCTTCGGCTATGGCACCTCCCAAAAGAAACCCAAAAGGTCCAAAAAGAAGCTCAGAAAAGGCTTCGAGGATGACGACGATGAAGAAGACAACGAAGAAGAAGTGGAGGATGAGGATCAAGGGGTGATTCCGGAGATTGTGACTAATAGGATGATGAGCAGAATGGGTTTCTCAGTGGGCATCCCTCTCTTCATAGGGCTGTTGTTCTTCCCATTCTTTTACTACCTCAAAGTTGGGCTAAAGATCGATGTGCCCTATTGGATACCCTTCATCGTCTCGTTTATCTTCTTCGGCACTGCCCTCTTAGGTGTCAGCTATGGGATAGTGTCCTCCAGTTGGGACCCTATGAGGGAGGGCTCTCTCTTGGGTTGGAATGAAGCTCAGAAGAATTGGCCCGTTTTCTGGCAATCCATCTGGGGTGGCTCCAAAAAGAATTAA
- the LOC116027407 gene encoding cyclin-dependent kinase F-4-like isoform X2 — MDRYNIIKEVGNGTFGSVWRALNKQTGDVVAIKKMKKKYYSWEECVNLREVKSLRRMSHPNIVKLKEVIREHDVLFFVFEYMECNLYQLMKDRVKLFSEAEIKNWCFQVFQGLAHMHQRGYFHRDLKPENLLVSKDIIKIADFGLARQINSQPPYTGYVSTRWYRAPEVLLQSTTYGFAVDMWAMGAIMAELFTKHPLFPGLNEADEIYKICSVLGSPTMTEWSEGLQLANSIGYQFPQAVGLHLSVLIPSASENAINLITSLCSWDPCKRPTAVEVLQHPFFQSCIYVPPSLRSGVALSRTTQSGRNNIGFISTRTTDASEQKGNRLSIGTISNPKSMSKTSSLKSHASLNAGIQRKSEINSQDAITNKPLKGSLKQQSKYQPPARNLPMPGPTVKPSQVSNAAKKFTNLNIGSGRPPVKQLSPQPPKAGGWHSQTRVPHGRSRAIPPGRASTRKVTG; from the exons ATGGACAG gtataatataatcaaggaagTTGGTAATGGTACATTTGGAAGTGTTTGGCGAGCATTAAATAAGCAAACTGGTGATGTG gttgcaataaaaaaaatgaagaagaaatattATTCATGGGAGGAGTGTGTAAACTTGAGAGAAGTCAAG TCATTGAGGAGAATGAGCCATCCAAATATTGTAAAGCTCAAGGAAGTAATTAGGGAACATGACGTCTTGttttttgtgtttgaatatATG GAGTGTAACCTGTACCAGCTTATGAAGGACAGAGTAAAGCTTTTCTCAGAAGCTGAAATTAAAAATTGGTGCTTCCAAGTATTTCAAGGTCTTGCACACATGCATCAACGGGGATATTTTCATCGTGACCTTAAGCCAG AGAACTTGTTGGTTTCAAAAGATATAATTAAAATTGCTGATTTTGGTCTTGCCCGTCAGATCAATTCTCAACCTCCATATACAGGATACGTCTCAACACGCTG GTATCGGGCTCCTGAAGTTCTTCTCCAGTCAACAACATATGGATTTGCTGTTG ATATGTGGGCAATGGGTGCAATTATGGCTGAATTGTTTACAAAGCATCCTCTATTTCCGGGTTTAAA TGAAGCAGATGAAATCTACAAAATATGCAGTGTATTAGGCTCACCAACAATGACAGAATGGTCTGAGGGACTTCAACTTGCCAATTCTATTGGCTACCAGTTTCCACAG GCTGTTGGTTTGCATCTTTCAGTGTTGATACCATCTGCTAGTGAGAACGCTATTAATCTTATTACA TCACTTTGCTCATGGGATCCCTGCAAGAGGCCAACTGCTGTGGAGGTCCTTCAGCATCCTTTCTTTCAG AGTTGCATCTATGTTCCACCATCTCTGCGGTCTGGTGTAGCCCTCTCAAGAACCACCCAATCTG GGCGCAATAATATTGGGTTCATTTCAACTAGAACAACAGATGCATCGGAGCAaaagggcaataggttgtccaTTGGGACTATCTCCAATCCAAAGTCCATGAGTAAAACATCATCTCTCAAGTCACATGCATCCTTGAATGCGG GTATACAAAGAAAGTCGGAAATAAACTCTCAG GATGCAATAACCAATAAACCTCTTAAGGGTTCTCTGAAGCAGCAATCTAAATATCAACCACCCGCAAGGAATCTTCCCA TGCCAGGCCCCACGGTGAAGCCTAGTCAAGTCTCGAATGCAGCTAAGAAGTTCACAAACCTAAATATTGGCTCCGGTAGACCACCTGTAAAACAACTGTCGCCTCAGCCTCCGAAGGCCGGAGGGTGGCATTCGCAAACCAGGGTGCCCCATGGAAGATCTCGGGCCATTCCTCCAGGAAGGGCTTCGACAAGGAAAGTGACGGGCTGA
- the LOC116027408 gene encoding protein Brevis radix-like 1 isoform X2, with the protein MFRTSTLRHIVQIKDIALKVSGSKSKSSTPTSSYRKGHRPYPDFDTISEDVPYTYQPGSSSSTPAWDFTNPAHHRTPRPQSRFVGGGDSVPQSGELVLEEDREPKEWTAQVEPGVQITFVSLPTGGNDLKRIRFSRDMFDKWQAQRWWGENYDRIMELYNVQRFNQQAFGTPSHSEAGRDSTYSRLSIRESPMIAPASRNYYKPSSSGYGGGGGPPMSSMEPSRMTTDSRDEPAVSVSNASEVDSEWIEEDEPGVYITIRQLADGTRELRRVRFSRERFGEVNAKTWWEQNRDRIQAQYL; encoded by the exons ATGTTCAGAACATCAACATTGAGACATATAGTCCAA ATAAAGGATATTGCATTGAAGGTGTCTGGAAGTAAAAGCAAGTCAAGCACACCAACCAGCAGTTATAGGAAAGGGCATAGGCCATATCCTGATTTTGATACAATCTCCGAGGATGTTCCATACACATACCAGCCTGGGAGCTCGAGCTCTACACCGGCTTGGGATTTCACAAATCCTGCTCATCACCGGACTCCTCGACCCCAGTCGAGATTTGTTGGTGGTGGAGACTCCGTCCCCCAGTCTGGTGAATTGGTCCTGGAAGAAGACAGAGAGCCCAAGGAGTGGACAGCTCAGGTGGAGCCTGGAGTTCAGATCACTTTTGTGTCTCTCCCAACTGGCGGGAATGATCTTAAACGAATCCGTTTCAG CCGGGACATGTTTGACAAATGGCAAGCTCAGAGATGGTGGGGAGAAAACTATGACAGAATCATGGAGCTCTATAATGTTCAAAGATTCAATCAGCAAGCATTTGGCACTCCCTCGCACTCTGAGGCTGGG agagaTTCTACTTATTCCCGGCTGTCAATAAGGGAGAGCCCTATGATAGCTCCTGCATCAAGGAATTACTATAAACCTAGCTCAAGTGgttatggtggtggtggtggcccCCCAATGTCTTCTATGGAACCATCACGGATGACGACTGACTCTAGAGATGAGCCAGCAGTTTCAGTTAGCAATGCCAGTGAAGTGGATTCAGAATGGATAGAAGAAGATGAACCCGGGGTGTATATAACCATCAGACAACTAGCTGATGGCACCAGAGAGCTGCGCCGTGTCAGATTCAG TCGAGAAAGATTTGGGGAGGTAAATGCGAAGACCTGGTGGGAACAGAACAGGGACAGGATACAAGCTCAATACCTTTGA